The Streptococcus oralis region GCAATCAATCATCGTTTTGTTAAGGAACTTTTTGCGGGGACAATTGAGAATAAGGTCTTAAAAGACTACCTGATTCAAGATTATCATTTCTTTGATGCTTTCCTATCCATGCTGGGAGCTTGTGTAGCTCACGCAGACCAGCTTGAGTCCAAACTTCGTTTTGCCAAGCAACTAGGCTTTCTTGAAGCAGATGAAGATGGTTATTTCCAAAAGGCTTTCAAAGAGTTAAAAGTATCTGAGAATGACTATCTAGAAGTGACCTTGCACCCTGTGACAAAAGCGTTTCAGGAGCTAATGTATTCTGCTGTGACTTCATCAGACTATGCTCATCTTTTGGTCATGCTGGTCATTGCAGAAGGTCTCTATTTAGACTGGGGTTCTAAAGATTTGGCTCTACCTGAAGCCTATATTCATTTGGAATGGATCAATCTCCACAGAGGTCCTTTCTTTGAAGAGTGGGTTCAATTTCTAGTTGATGAACTTAATCGTGTCGGGAAAAATCGAGAAGATTTGACAGAACTTCAGGAACGCTGGAATCAAGCAGTTGCTTTAGAATTAGCCTTTTTTGATATCGGTTATGAATTATAGGACAGATTCAATACTTTTATGTAGATTAAAAGAATGAACAAACAAACTATATAAATATATTTTCCGGTCAAATATCTTGCTAGGGCTTTCAATTTCTGTTATACTGGTCCAGTAATAAAATAATAAAGACATTTGGGGTGCTTTAGGCTGAGATGATACCCATTGAACCTGATACAGTTAAGACTGGCGAAGGGAAATGTGAAAAGGTTTTTTTCGTATGTCGAAAGAAACTGTCTAATCTTGTAAGCTAAACTCTAATTCTTGATTGTAATTGGAGTTTTTTTGTTTATCAAAAGAGGATAGGCTTGACCGCAAGCCTTTTGGCAGCTCTCCTTGAATGCCCCACTTTTCTTTAAAAAAGGAGTTTTTTTATGTTGAAAAAATGGCAGTTAAAAGATGTTATCTTGCTTGCTTTCTTGTCTATCTTTTTTGGTGGCGTTTTTGTGGGTTCAGGCTATCTGTTTGATATCCTCACTCTGATTTTAGCCCCTCTTGGTTTACAGGTCTTTGCCAATGAAATCCTCTTTGGTCTCTGGTGTATGGCTGCGCCCATTGCTGCCATCTTTGTTCCAAGAGTGGGAAGCGCAACGATTGGAGAAGTGCTCGCTG contains the following coding sequences:
- a CDS encoding TenA family protein, producing METQDYAFQPGLTVGELLKSSQKDWQAAINHRFVKELFAGTIENKVLKDYLIQDYHFFDAFLSMLGACVAHADQLESKLRFAKQLGFLEADEDGYFQKAFKELKVSENDYLEVTLHPVTKAFQELMYSAVTSSDYAHLLVMLVIAEGLYLDWGSKDLALPEAYIHLEWINLHRGPFFEEWVQFLVDELNRVGKNREDLTELQERWNQAVALELAFFDIGYEL